A genomic segment from Rubrobacter tropicus encodes:
- a CDS encoding 4Fe-4S dicluster domain-containing protein, which translates to MTYVITEPCIGTKDQSCVEVCPVDCIYDAGDHFMINPEECIDCGACEPECPVEAIYPEDEVPDDQESYIAKAANYFE; encoded by the coding sequence ATGACCTATGTGATCACGGAGCCGTGCATCGGCACGAAGGACCAGTCCTGCGTCGAGGTCTGCCCGGTCGACTGCATCTACGACGCCGGGGACCATTTCATGATCAACCCCGAGGAGTGCATCGACTGCGGCGCCTGCGAGCCGGAGTGTCCGGTCGAGGCGATCTACCCCGAGGACGAGGTCCCGGACGACCAGGAGAGCTACATCGCCAAGGCGGCCAACTACTTCGAGTAG
- a CDS encoding SRPBCC family protein has translation MNVATSNKILDSAFGASVFAPAAPEDFYEAVLDVRGFPAWAPGVRRVEVLSGEGGTGMLSEWEVSFLGLRKKVLSVLEETEAPYRLRWTYEGPLEGWGECSIAAVGGGAVAAFGTVLVPTDPFLAALARGATARSAAGSHLRRSLSRLGRLVAGDDARVIVGPAPAGRRADRRGPSAKNAVGVGPRISR, from the coding sequence ATGAACGTAGCAACATCGAACAAAATCCTTGATTCGGCCTTTGGGGCGAGCGTCTTCGCGCCGGCGGCGCCGGAGGACTTCTACGAGGCCGTGCTCGACGTGCGCGGGTTTCCGGCGTGGGCGCCCGGCGTGCGGCGGGTCGAGGTGCTCTCGGGCGAGGGGGGGACCGGGATGCTCTCGGAGTGGGAGGTCTCGTTTCTCGGCCTGAGGAAGAAGGTCCTGAGCGTGCTGGAGGAGACGGAGGCCCCGTACCGGCTACGCTGGACGTACGAAGGACCGCTCGAAGGGTGGGGCGAGTGCTCGATAGCCGCCGTTGGTGGTGGCGCGGTGGCGGCCTTCGGGACCGTGCTGGTACCGACGGATCCGTTCCTGGCGGCCCTGGCACGGGGAGCGACCGCGAGAAGCGCGGCGGGAAGCCACCTCAGGCGCTCGCTCTCCCGGCTAGGCCGGCTGGTAGCGGGCGACGACGCGCGGGTCATCGTTGGGCCGGCGCCCGCGGGCAGGCGGGCCGATCGCCGCGGTCCGTCGGCCAAGAACGCCGTGGGGGTAGGACCCAGAATCTCTCGCTAG
- a CDS encoding NUDIX hydrolase: MEDGSWRTFGREYVYRSPWCSFRVDGVELPGGQRIEYGVLESGGFAAVVALTEENEVVLVRQWRQPLGAFTLELPSGGVDAGESAAEAAGRELLEETGYGAEGLERLTSVHTSTGRSTEVGHVFRCRAVRDGRGPGPEPTEFIRVVEVPFGEALAMVRDGRITDAATVLGLLWEAGRGAGGVPPVD; encoded by the coding sequence GTGGAGGACGGGAGCTGGCGGACGTTTGGGCGGGAGTACGTGTACCGGAGTCCGTGGTGCTCGTTTCGGGTGGACGGGGTGGAGTTGCCCGGGGGGCAGAGGATCGAGTACGGGGTGCTCGAGAGCGGCGGGTTCGCGGCCGTCGTCGCTTTGACCGAAGAGAACGAGGTGGTCCTGGTGCGGCAGTGGCGGCAGCCGCTCGGCGCTTTCACGCTGGAGTTGCCGAGCGGGGGCGTGGACGCCGGGGAGAGCGCGGCTGAGGCTGCCGGGCGGGAGCTGCTGGAAGAGACGGGGTACGGGGCCGAGGGGTTGGAGCGGCTGACGAGCGTACACACGAGCACCGGTCGGAGCACGGAGGTCGGGCACGTCTTTCGGTGCCGGGCCGTCAGGGATGGGCGGGGGCCGGGGCCAGAGCCCACGGAGTTTATCCGGGTTGTGGAGGTGCCGTTCGGGGAGGCGTTGGCGATGGTTCGGGACGGGCGCATCACGGACGCTGCGACCGTTCTCGGGCTGTTGTGGGAGGCGGGGCGTGGCGCGGGGGGCGTCCCTCCGGTAGACTAG
- the thiT gene encoding energy-coupled thiamine transporter ThiT encodes MNAFRDTRVLTEAALAVALAFVLSFVKVFEMPLGGSISLEMFPLMLLALRQGPVVGITAGAVYGLMDIITPPVFVFHPVQVLLDYPLAFGALGLAGFFRPTVRGAIVGATAAVLARFACHFLSGVVFFASYAPEGWNPYLYSAAYNAAYLVPSLVIAAVVVVVLLRALEGAQPSPRQLRYRRSAVS; translated from the coding sequence TTGAACGCTTTCAGGGACACGAGGGTCTTGACCGAGGCGGCGCTCGCCGTCGCGCTCGCGTTCGTCCTCAGCTTCGTCAAGGTCTTCGAGATGCCTTTGGGGGGGTCGATCTCTCTCGAAATGTTCCCCCTCATGCTCCTCGCCCTCAGGCAGGGCCCCGTCGTCGGCATAACCGCCGGCGCGGTCTACGGTCTAATGGACATAATCACCCCGCCCGTCTTCGTCTTTCACCCCGTCCAGGTGCTGCTGGACTACCCGCTGGCCTTCGGCGCGCTCGGGCTGGCCGGCTTCTTCCGGCCGACCGTGCGGGGTGCGATCGTAGGGGCGACGGCGGCGGTCCTCGCCCGCTTCGCCTGCCACTTCCTCTCCGGCGTCGTCTTCTTCGCCTCCTACGCGCCAGAGGGATGGAATCCGTACCTCTACTCCGCCGCGTACAACGCGGCGTATCTGGTCCCGAGCCTCGTCATAGCCGCGGTCGTGGTGGTGGTCCTGCTCAGGGCGCTCGAAGGGGCCCAGCCCTCGCCGCGTCAACTTCGGTACCGGCGCTCCGCCGTCTCCTAG
- a CDS encoding thiamine diphosphokinase → MRAAVFLNGSPDPPDLLRRVAAAADLVVAADGGASHALAAGIVPELVVGDMDSLGDEGARRVGAQGATLERHPARKDKMDGHLAVLAAHERGATDLDLLCAAGGRLDATFALPHLLLAAERMGLRATVVAGWGEMFVVEEGSRAVAGGPGESVSVFPVSGAAGGVTLEGFQYPLEGAGIEAGDTLGFHNELLGGEAKVSVKNGALLVIHETGPMPGGGGEVL, encoded by the coding sequence TTGCGCGCGGCCGTCTTCCTGAACGGTTCCCCGGACCCGCCCGACCTGCTCCGCCGCGTCGCCGCGGCGGCCGACCTCGTGGTCGCGGCCGACGGCGGCGCCTCGCACGCGCTCGCGGCGGGCATCGTCCCCGAACTCGTCGTCGGCGACATGGACTCCCTGGGCGACGAGGGGGCGCGGCGGGTCGGGGCGCAGGGGGCCACCCTGGAGCGCCACCCGGCCAGGAAGGACAAGATGGACGGGCACCTCGCCGTCCTCGCCGCCCACGAGAGGGGCGCAACGGACCTGGACCTCCTCTGCGCCGCGGGCGGAAGGCTCGACGCCACCTTCGCGCTGCCGCACCTGCTGCTCGCCGCGGAGCGGATGGGGCTCAGGGCGACTGTCGTGGCGGGGTGGGGGGAGATGTTCGTGGTGGAGGAAGGCTCCCGAGCGGTCGCGGGCGGACCCGGCGAGAGCGTCTCCGTCTTTCCGGTCTCCGGCGCGGCGGGCGGCGTCACCCTCGAAGGCTTCCAGTACCCGCTGGAGGGGGCCGGGATCGAGGCCGGCGACACTTTGGGGTTCCACAACGAGTTGCTCGGGGGAGAGGCCAAAGTCTCCGTGAAGAACGGCGCCTTGTTGGTGATCCACGAGACCGGGCCGATGCCCGGTGGGGGAGGGGAAGTGCTTTGA
- a CDS encoding 3-oxoacyl-ACP reductase: protein MSVLEGKVALVTGASRGVGAAIAGVLADEGAAVVVNYLKNEELAEGVAGGIRGLGGRAFAHRADVTDEAAVMEMVERATGEFGPIDVLVNNALPDYRFDPAGRKDFGSVRWDDYLQQLGGLKGALHCSQAVVPGMVEKGGGRIVSILSNLINNPVVPYHDYTTAKSALLGFSRNLAAELGPHNITVNMVAGGLIDETDASAPTTEDVRRLVAGSTPLRRLGTPDDLARAVLMFASPWSDFVTGQYVTCDGGLVMA from the coding sequence TTGAGTGTTCTGGAAGGAAAGGTCGCCCTCGTCACGGGCGCGAGCCGGGGTGTCGGTGCCGCCATCGCCGGCGTGCTGGCCGACGAGGGCGCGGCGGTCGTCGTCAACTACCTGAAGAACGAGGAACTCGCGGAAGGGGTTGCGGGCGGCATTCGCGGGCTCGGCGGGAGGGCCTTCGCCCACCGGGCGGACGTTACGGACGAGGCCGCCGTGATGGAGATGGTCGAGAGGGCGACGGGCGAGTTCGGGCCCATCGACGTGCTCGTCAACAACGCGCTTCCCGACTACAGGTTCGACCCCGCCGGGCGCAAAGACTTCGGGAGCGTGAGATGGGACGATTACCTGCAGCAGCTCGGGGGGCTGAAGGGTGCGCTGCACTGCTCGCAGGCCGTGGTGCCCGGGATGGTAGAGAAGGGGGGCGGCAGGATCGTCAGCATCCTCTCCAACCTCATAAACAACCCGGTCGTCCCCTACCACGACTACACGACGGCCAAGAGCGCCCTCCTCGGCTTCTCCCGCAACCTCGCAGCCGAGCTCGGCCCCCACAACATAACCGTCAACATGGTCGCCGGCGGCCTCATAGACGAGACCGACGCGAGCGCCCCGACCACCGAGGATGTCCGCCGCCTCGTCGCTGGCTCAACGCCCCTGCGCCGCCTCGGCACCCCCGACGACCTCGCGCGCGCGGTCCTCATGTTCGCCTCGCCGTGGTCGGACTTCGTCACGGGACAGTACGTAACCTGCGACGGCGGGTTGGTTATGGCTTAG
- the thiD gene encoding bifunctional hydroxymethylpyrimidine kinase/phosphomethylpyrimidine kinase yields MATSDSGAGAGIQADLKAFLRCGVYGTTAVVATTAQNTVGVTDIYPFPPGVAVGQIEAVAEDIGVDAVKTGMLFNAGIISAVAGAVRRLGLPNLVVDPVMVAESGAELLEPAAVETYKEELFPLARVLTPNVNEAFALLGEPVDEGGIEDCAAALLELGPEAVVVTGGHTSAGADLLYDGLRFERIEGPVHSSQNTHGAGCTHSSALASFLARGFGLLEAARRAREVASEAVGYGLAEIGAGAGPVHALGGVLERGGR; encoded by the coding sequence GTGGCGACTAGTGATTCGGGGGCCGGGGCCGGGATTCAGGCGGACTTGAAGGCGTTTTTGCGGTGCGGCGTCTACGGGACGACGGCCGTCGTCGCCACGACGGCGCAGAATACCGTCGGGGTAACGGACATATATCCGTTTCCGCCTGGGGTCGCCGTGGGCCAGATAGAGGCCGTCGCGGAGGATATCGGGGTGGACGCGGTGAAGACCGGCATGTTGTTCAACGCCGGCATCATCTCGGCCGTGGCCGGGGCGGTGCGGCGTTTGGGGTTGCCGAACCTCGTGGTCGACCCCGTTATGGTCGCCGAGAGCGGGGCGGAGTTGCTAGAGCCAGCGGCGGTAGAGACTTACAAGGAGGAACTTTTTCCGCTCGCCAGGGTCTTGACGCCCAACGTAAACGAGGCGTTTGCGTTGCTTGGCGAGCCCGTGGACGAGGGTGGGATCGAGGATTGCGCGGCGGCGCTCCTCGAGTTGGGACCGGAGGCCGTGGTCGTAACGGGCGGGCACACGTCCGCGGGCGCAGACCTTCTCTACGATGGTTTGAGGTTCGAGAGGATAGAGGGGCCCGTGCATTCTTCGCAGAACACCCACGGGGCGGGGTGCACGCACTCTTCGGCGCTGGCGAGTTTTCTGGCGCGGGGATTTGGTCTCTTGGAGGCGGCCCGGCGGGCCAGGGAGGTCGCGTCCGAGGCCGTCGGGTACGGGCTCGCGGAGATCGGGGCCGGGGCCGGGCCCGTTCACGCGCTCGGCGGTGTTCTGGAGAGGGGAGGGCGATGA
- the thiM gene encoding hydroxyethylthiazole kinase translates to MNASGALRRIGERRPLVHHLTNYVTVNLVANATLATGALPVMANAVEEVEEMAATASALVINTGTLDGDWVEAMILAGKEANRRGIPVVLDPVGAGATRFRTETPERLLSEIDFTAVCGNAGEVSALAGLAAEVRGVESIGGDAREAVQKAAGRLGTTVAATGPVDYVCDGERLLAVKNGHALMGRIVGSGCASTAVVGCLAAVGGGDAGTVAGALAYFGLAGEVAAGGAGGPGTFEPRLLDALSALAADPDGLDGRLVVEEVPLA, encoded by the coding sequence ATGAACGCCTCCGGGGCGCTGCGGAGGATCGGGGAGAGACGGCCGCTCGTCCACCACCTGACGAACTACGTAACCGTCAACCTCGTCGCCAACGCGACGCTCGCGACGGGGGCCTTGCCCGTGATGGCGAACGCCGTCGAGGAGGTGGAGGAGATGGCGGCCACAGCCTCCGCGCTCGTCATCAACACGGGGACGCTCGACGGGGACTGGGTGGAGGCCATGATCCTGGCCGGCAAGGAGGCCAACCGCCGCGGCATCCCCGTCGTCCTCGACCCCGTCGGCGCCGGGGCCACCCGCTTTCGCACCGAGACGCCGGAGAGGCTCCTCTCCGAGATAGACTTCACGGCCGTCTGCGGCAACGCCGGCGAGGTCTCGGCGCTCGCGGGCCTCGCCGCGGAGGTCCGCGGCGTGGAGAGCATCGGCGGCGACGCGAGGGAAGCGGTCCAGAAGGCCGCCGGGCGCCTCGGGACGACCGTCGCCGCGACCGGCCCGGTCGACTACGTGTGCGACGGGGAGCGTCTCCTTGCCGTCAAGAACGGCCACGCCCTGATGGGGCGCATCGTCGGGAGCGGCTGCGCCTCCACGGCCGTCGTCGGGTGCCTGGCCGCGGTCGGGGGTGGCGACGCGGGGACGGTGGCCGGGGCGCTGGCCTACTTCGGCCTGGCCGGGGAGGTCGCTGCGGGAGGGGCCGGGGGGCCGGGCACCTTCGAGCCCCGCCTGCTCGACGCGTTGTCCGCGCTCGCCGCGGATCCGGACGGCCTCGACGGGCGTCTC